In Melitaea cinxia chromosome Z, ilMelCinx1.1, whole genome shotgun sequence, a single window of DNA contains:
- the LOC123668411 gene encoding ADP,ATP carrier protein-like has protein sequence MSKEKGAKEGKSADTSAFLKDFIAGGVSAAVSKTAMAPMERVKLILQVQHVSKQISEDKRYKGIVDAFIRIPREQGLASLWRGNLANVIRYFPTQALNFAFKDVYKKIFLEGVDKNTQFWRYFAGNLASGGAAGATSLCFVYPLDFARTRLAADVGKGKAKEFNGLVDCLMKTLKTDGPLGWYRGFIVSVQGIIIYRATYFGLFDTARGMIADPKHTSLFFTWLIAQTVTTIAGITSYPLDTVRRRMMMQSGRPVHERQYKNTLHCWTTILRTEGPGAFFKGAFSNVLRGAGGAFVLVLYDEIKKLL, from the exons ATGTCTAAAGAGAAAGGGGCAAAAGAGGGTAAGAGTGCGGATACTAGtgcatttttaaaagatttcatCGCAGGTGGAGTATCGGCCGCTGTTTCTAAAACAGCGATGGCTCCAATGGAGCGtgtcaaattaatattacaagtgCAACATGTATCTAAACAGATATCAGAGGATAAGAGATACAAAG gAATTGTCGACGCATTCATTCGTATTCCGAGAGAGCAAGGCCTCGCGTCACTTTGGCGTGGAAATTTAGCAAATGTTATTCGATATTTTCCTACACAAGCGTTAAATTTCGCATTTAAAGatgtttataagaaaatatttctcGAAGGTGTTGACAAAAACACGCAATTCTGGAGATACTTCGCCGGTAATTTAGCATCCGGCGGAGCAGCTGGAGCGACCTCTTTGTGCTTCGTTTATCCTCTAGATTTTGCTCGAACTAG gttagCAGCAGACGTCGGTAAAGGAAAAGCAAAAGAGTTTAACGGCCTAGTCGACTGCTTAATGAAAACGTTAAAAACCGACGGTCCTCTGGGCTGGTATAGAGGATTCATAGTTTCCGTGCAGGGCATAATAATATACCGGGCGACGTATTTTGGACTATTCGACACTGCACGGGGGATGATAGCAGATCCAAAGCATacttcactgttttttacttggCTAATAGCGCAG ACAGTCACTACCATAGCAGGAATAACATCTTATCCTCTGGACACTGTAAGGCGACGGATGATGATGCAGTCGGGCCGTCCAGTTCACGAACGGCAGTATAAAAATACGTTGCACTGCTGGACAACTATTCTTCGCACTGAAGGGCCTGGTGCCTTTTTCAAGGGAGCCTTCTCTAATGTACTGAGAGGTGCTGGCGGAGCCTTTGTCCTGGTGTTATATGACGAAATCAAAAAGTTACTTTGA